In one Bordetella pertussis 18323 genomic region, the following are encoded:
- the lpxC gene encoding UDP-3-O-acyl-N-acetylglucosamine deacetylase, with amino-acid sequence MFRQRSIQNLVRTIGVGVHSGRRVELTLRPAEANTGIVFHRVDLPQVVDLPASAIGVGDTRMASVLQQGNVRVSTVEHLMSALAGLGIDNLHVDLTAEEVPIMDGSAATFVYLLRSAGIVEQNAPKRFIRVLKPIEVREGEGRNEKWARLEPHEGFALAFSIDFRHPAIDSTANFAEIDFATHSYVREIARARTFGFVNEVEALRSMGLARGGSLDNAIVMDEFRVLNSDGLRYDDEFVKHKILDAIGDLYLLGKPLVARYVAYKSGHALNNQLARALLEQQDAWELVTYESQAEAPQAFRHEWKLA; translated from the coding sequence ATGTTCCGACAGCGCAGTATTCAAAATCTCGTACGCACGATAGGCGTGGGCGTCCATTCGGGTCGCCGGGTCGAACTCACCCTGCGTCCGGCCGAGGCGAATACCGGCATTGTCTTCCACCGCGTCGACCTGCCCCAGGTCGTGGACCTGCCGGCCTCGGCCATCGGCGTGGGCGACACGCGCATGGCGTCGGTGCTGCAGCAGGGCAACGTGCGCGTTTCCACCGTCGAGCACCTGATGTCGGCACTGGCCGGCCTGGGCATCGACAACCTGCATGTCGACCTGACGGCCGAAGAAGTTCCCATCATGGATGGCAGCGCGGCCACGTTCGTGTACCTGCTGCGTTCGGCCGGCATCGTCGAGCAGAATGCGCCCAAGCGCTTCATCCGCGTGTTGAAGCCCATCGAGGTGCGCGAAGGCGAGGGCCGCAACGAAAAATGGGCCCGCCTGGAGCCGCACGAGGGTTTCGCGCTGGCGTTCTCGATCGACTTCCGCCATCCGGCCATCGATTCCACGGCCAATTTCGCCGAAATCGATTTCGCCACCCATTCGTACGTGCGCGAAATCGCGCGCGCGCGCACCTTCGGCTTCGTCAACGAGGTCGAGGCCCTGCGCTCGATGGGCCTTGCGCGTGGCGGCAGCCTGGACAACGCCATCGTCATGGACGAGTTCCGGGTGCTCAACAGCGACGGCCTGCGCTACGATGACGAATTCGTGAAGCACAAGATCCTGGACGCCATCGGCGACCTGTATCTGCTGGGCAAGCCGCTGGTGGCGCGCTACGTTGCCTACAAATCGGGCCATGCCCTGAACAACCAGCTGGCCCGCGCCTTGCTCGAACAGCAGGATGCCTGGGAGCTGGTGACGTATGAATCCCAAGCCGAGGCGCCGCAGGCGTTCCGGCACGAATGGAAGCTGGCCTGA
- the secA gene encoding preprotein translocase subunit SecA yields the protein MVSLLKKLIGSRNDRLLKEYRKQVAQINSLEPKISALSDEELSAKTQEFRDRHQQGTSLDDLLPEAFAVVREAGKRVFGMRHFDVQMLGGIALHNGKIAEMRTGEGKTLMATLPVYLNAIAGKGVHVVTVNDYLARRDAEWMGRLYRFLGMSTGVVVPQQPNDEKIAAYAADITYGTNNEFGFDYLRDNMEYRVEDRRQRRLFYAIVDEVDSILIDEARTPLIISGQAEDHTELYVRMNAVPPLLKRMASEPKPHEPEPEGDYWVDEKSQQVYMSEAGHESAEKILTRVGLLPEGESLYDPRHIALMHHMMVALRAHTLFFRDQQYVVQDDEVVIVDEFTGRLMVGRRWSDGLHQAVEAKEGVKIQHENQTLASITFQNYFRMYDKLSGMTGTADTEAYEFQEIYTLETVIIPTNKPMVRKDQNDQVFKTTQEKYQAILNDIRDCHERGQPVLVGTTSIENSELLAGLLRQAKLPHEVLNAKQHAREAEIVAEAGKPGHITIATNMAGRGTDIVLGGSVDKQVDLIHANEALSEAEKEARIETLRAEWKPLNERVKQAGGLRIIGTERHESRRIDNQLRGRAGRQGDPGSSRFYLSLEDPLMRIFAGDRVRAIMERLKLPEGEPIEAGMVTRSIETAQRKVEGRNFDIRKQLLEYDDVANDQRKVLYSQRNEVLEAASIGATVEGLRDAAVAEMFRGFIPEESVEEQWDVAGLEKALAGDWHIQLPLTDMLEQEPNLTDEELLERVVAAARQIYTAKVEQVGAESWAQFERSIMLQSIDTHWREHLSALDYLRQGIHLRGYAQKNPKQEYKREAFELFSGMLDRIRDDVVRVLMTVRVQSAEQVEQAEADAAQPHVQNVQYHHSDYDEALADDGQPQGAQPVRNVLPKVGRNEPCPCGSGKKYKHCHGQLA from the coding sequence ATGGTTTCTCTGCTCAAAAAACTCATTGGTAGTCGTAACGACCGCTTGCTGAAGGAATATCGCAAGCAGGTAGCTCAGATTAATAGCCTGGAGCCCAAGATTTCGGCTCTTTCCGATGAGGAATTGTCGGCAAAGACTCAGGAGTTTCGCGATCGGCATCAGCAGGGCACGTCGCTGGACGACCTGCTGCCGGAAGCCTTCGCGGTGGTCCGCGAGGCGGGCAAGCGCGTGTTCGGGATGCGCCACTTCGACGTCCAGATGCTGGGCGGGATCGCGCTGCACAACGGCAAGATCGCCGAAATGCGTACCGGCGAGGGCAAGACGCTGATGGCCACGCTGCCGGTCTACCTGAACGCCATCGCCGGCAAGGGTGTGCACGTCGTGACGGTCAACGACTACCTGGCCCGCCGCGACGCCGAGTGGATGGGGCGGCTGTACCGCTTCCTGGGCATGTCGACCGGCGTGGTGGTGCCGCAGCAGCCCAACGACGAGAAGATCGCCGCCTACGCTGCCGACATCACTTACGGCACCAATAACGAATTCGGCTTCGACTACCTGCGCGACAACATGGAGTATCGCGTCGAGGACCGCCGCCAGCGCCGCCTCTTCTACGCCATCGTCGACGAAGTGGACTCGATCCTGATCGACGAGGCGCGCACGCCGCTGATCATCTCCGGCCAGGCCGAGGACCACACCGAGCTCTACGTGCGCATGAACGCGGTGCCGCCGCTGCTCAAGCGCATGGCGTCCGAACCCAAGCCGCACGAGCCCGAGCCCGAAGGCGACTACTGGGTTGACGAGAAGAGCCAGCAAGTCTACATGTCCGAGGCCGGCCACGAGAGCGCCGAGAAGATCCTCACGCGCGTGGGCCTGCTGCCCGAGGGCGAGTCGCTCTACGACCCGCGCCACATCGCCCTGATGCACCACATGATGGTGGCATTGCGCGCCCATACGCTGTTCTTCCGCGACCAGCAGTACGTGGTGCAGGACGACGAGGTCGTGATCGTCGACGAATTCACCGGCCGCCTCATGGTTGGCCGCCGCTGGTCCGATGGGCTGCACCAGGCCGTCGAGGCCAAGGAAGGCGTCAAGATCCAGCATGAGAACCAGACGCTGGCCTCGATCACTTTCCAGAACTACTTCCGCATGTACGACAAGCTGTCGGGCATGACCGGGACCGCCGATACCGAAGCGTACGAATTCCAGGAGATCTACACCCTGGAAACCGTCATCATCCCGACCAACAAGCCGATGGTCCGCAAGGACCAGAACGACCAGGTCTTCAAGACGACGCAAGAGAAATACCAGGCGATCCTCAACGACATCCGCGACTGCCACGAGCGCGGCCAGCCGGTGCTGGTGGGCACCACCAGCATCGAGAACTCCGAGCTGCTGGCCGGCCTGCTACGCCAGGCCAAGCTGCCGCACGAGGTCCTCAACGCCAAGCAGCACGCGCGCGAGGCGGAGATCGTCGCCGAGGCCGGCAAGCCGGGCCACATCACCATCGCCACCAACATGGCCGGCCGCGGCACCGACATCGTGCTGGGCGGCAGCGTCGACAAGCAGGTCGACCTGATCCACGCCAACGAGGCGCTGAGCGAGGCCGAGAAGGAGGCGCGCATCGAAACGCTGCGTGCCGAGTGGAAACCGCTCAACGAGCGCGTCAAGCAGGCCGGCGGCCTGCGCATCATCGGCACTGAGCGCCATGAGTCGCGTCGTATCGACAACCAACTGCGCGGCCGCGCGGGGCGCCAGGGCGACCCGGGCTCGTCGCGCTTCTACCTGTCGCTCGAAGACCCGCTGATGCGCATCTTCGCCGGCGACCGCGTGCGTGCCATCATGGAGCGCCTCAAGCTGCCCGAGGGCGAGCCCATCGAGGCCGGCATGGTGACCCGTTCGATCGAGACTGCCCAGCGCAAGGTCGAGGGCCGCAACTTCGACATCCGCAAGCAGCTGCTCGAATACGACGACGTGGCCAACGACCAGCGCAAGGTACTGTATTCGCAGCGCAACGAGGTGCTGGAAGCCGCTTCCATCGGCGCGACCGTCGAGGGCCTGCGCGATGCCGCCGTGGCCGAAATGTTCCGTGGCTTCATCCCCGAGGAATCGGTCGAGGAGCAATGGGACGTCGCCGGGCTGGAAAAGGCGCTGGCGGGCGACTGGCACATCCAGCTGCCGCTGACCGATATGCTGGAGCAGGAGCCCAACCTGACCGACGAGGAACTGCTCGAGCGTGTGGTGGCGGCCGCGCGCCAGATCTACACGGCCAAGGTGGAGCAGGTCGGGGCCGAGTCGTGGGCGCAGTTCGAGCGCTCGATCATGCTCCAGTCGATCGATACGCATTGGCGCGAGCACCTGTCTGCGCTGGACTATCTGCGCCAGGGCATCCACCTGCGCGGCTACGCCCAGAAGAACCCCAAGCAGGAATACAAGCGCGAGGCTTTCGAGCTGTTCTCGGGCATGTTGGACCGTATCCGCGACGACGTGGTGCGGGTGCTGATGACGGTGCGGGTGCAGTCGGCCGAGCAGGTCGAGCAGGCCGAGGCCGATGCGGCGCAACCCCACGTGCAGAACGTGCAGTACCACCACTCCGACTACGACGAGGCGCTGGCCGACGATGGCCAGCCGCAGGGCGCGCAGCCGGTGCGCAATGTGCTGCCCAAGGTCGGCCGCAACGAACCCTGCCCGTGCGGCAGCGGCAAGAAGTACAAGCATTGCCACGGCCAGTTGGCCTGA
- the ftsA gene encoding cell division protein FtsA: MTRDIKDLIVALDIGTSKVVAVVAEILPEGRFEVLGLGQHESRGMRKGVVVNIETTVNSIQRALEEAELMADCKIRDVYAGIAGSHIRSFNSSGMVAVKDKEVTATDVARVIETAKAVNIPTDQQVLHVLTQEFIVDGQEDIREPIGMSGLRLEVRVHIVTGAVSAAQNIVKCVRRCGLEVQDLILQPLASSLACLTADEKELGVVLVDIGGGTTDVAIFTGGAIRHTAVIPIAGDQITNDIAAMLRTPTPDAEEIKLRYGVAKQVLARPDEAVEVPGLGDRGPRQVKRQALGAVIEPRVEELFTLIQQVVRDSGYEDLLASGVVLTGGSAQMPGMIELAEDVFLKPVRVAVPEYEGSLADVMRNPRFSTVMGLLQEARMQRLRGRKVAAQTGNFKTLLARMKEWFMN; the protein is encoded by the coding sequence ATGACCCGTGACATCAAGGACCTTATCGTCGCCCTCGATATCGGCACCAGCAAGGTGGTGGCTGTCGTGGCCGAGATCTTGCCCGAAGGGCGCTTCGAAGTGCTGGGCCTGGGCCAGCATGAATCGCGCGGCATGCGCAAGGGCGTGGTCGTCAATATCGAAACCACGGTCAACTCCATCCAGCGCGCCCTCGAAGAGGCCGAGCTGATGGCCGACTGCAAGATCCGCGACGTGTACGCCGGCATCGCCGGCAGCCATATCCGCAGCTTCAATTCCAGCGGCATGGTGGCCGTCAAGGACAAGGAAGTCACAGCCACCGACGTCGCCCGCGTGATCGAAACCGCCAAGGCGGTGAACATTCCCACCGACCAGCAGGTGCTGCACGTGCTGACGCAGGAGTTCATCGTCGACGGCCAGGAAGACATCCGCGAGCCCATCGGCATGAGCGGCCTGCGCCTGGAAGTGCGCGTGCACATCGTCACGGGCGCGGTCAGCGCCGCGCAGAACATCGTCAAGTGCGTGCGCCGCTGCGGCCTGGAAGTGCAGGATCTGATCCTGCAGCCCCTGGCCTCCAGCCTGGCGTGCCTGACCGCCGACGAGAAGGAGCTGGGCGTGGTGCTGGTCGATATCGGCGGCGGCACCACCGACGTCGCCATCTTCACCGGCGGCGCGATCCGCCACACGGCCGTGATCCCGATCGCGGGCGACCAGATCACCAACGACATCGCGGCGATGCTGCGCACGCCCACGCCCGATGCCGAGGAAATCAAGCTGCGCTACGGCGTGGCCAAGCAAGTGCTGGCGCGTCCCGACGAGGCGGTCGAAGTGCCGGGCCTGGGCGATCGCGGCCCGCGCCAGGTCAAGCGCCAGGCCCTGGGGGCGGTGATCGAGCCGCGCGTCGAGGAATTGTTCACGCTGATCCAGCAGGTGGTGCGCGACTCCGGCTACGAGGATCTGCTGGCCTCGGGCGTGGTGCTCACCGGCGGTTCGGCGCAGATGCCCGGCATGATCGAACTGGCCGAGGACGTGTTCCTCAAGCCGGTGCGCGTGGCGGTACCCGAATATGAAGGCAGCCTGGCCGACGTGATGCGCAACCCGCGCTTCTCGACGGTGATGGGCTTGCTGCAGGAAGCGCGCATGCAGCGTCTGCGCGGCCGCAAGGTGGCGGCGCAGACCGGCAACTTCAAGACCCTGCTGGCGCGCATGAAGGAATGGTTCATGAACTGA
- a CDS encoding M23 family metallopeptidase: protein MHAQPGREGHFTLGGGRLALLVGATLLTAAIVGAAVQRYMSPSAPAAYAVDWPAYAQAVSPDRDTAFVRENVTMLATKVGTLQAKLASIDGLGRRVAQVAGVAYTDPELATQLQGMPEEATHVMDDLFTDRQPPSPATAADLAQQLDEIQVRMAQQADNLRLLDAALTRRSADKALLPSAMPITEYPYLSSSYGWRRNPVTGRYAMHEGLDFSAPSGTPILAASGGVVLVAKYQSGYGNSVEIDHGNGLITRYAHASRLLVKPGDVVERGQEIARVGSSGRSTGPHLHFEVRLAGQPLDPRLFLGPQQTAPPTVAQAPATAPAASATR from the coding sequence ATGCATGCCCAGCCCGGGCGGGAAGGGCATTTCACTCTCGGGGGCGGGCGCCTGGCATTGCTGGTGGGCGCCACCTTGCTGACCGCCGCCATCGTGGGCGCGGCCGTGCAACGCTATATGTCCCCGTCGGCTCCGGCCGCGTACGCGGTCGATTGGCCTGCCTACGCCCAGGCCGTCAGCCCCGACCGGGATACGGCGTTCGTGCGTGAGAACGTTACCATGCTTGCCACCAAGGTCGGCACGCTGCAGGCCAAGCTGGCCAGTATCGACGGGCTGGGGCGGCGCGTGGCCCAGGTGGCCGGGGTCGCCTATACCGACCCGGAACTGGCCACCCAGCTGCAGGGCATGCCCGAGGAAGCCACCCACGTGATGGATGACCTGTTCACCGACCGGCAGCCGCCGTCGCCGGCCACGGCCGCCGACCTGGCGCAGCAGCTCGACGAGATCCAGGTACGCATGGCGCAGCAGGCCGACAACCTGCGGCTGCTGGATGCAGCCCTGACGCGCCGTTCCGCGGACAAGGCGCTGCTGCCTTCGGCCATGCCCATCACTGAATACCCCTACCTCAGTTCATCGTATGGCTGGCGCCGCAACCCGGTGACGGGCCGCTACGCCATGCACGAAGGGCTCGATTTCTCGGCGCCCAGCGGCACGCCCATCCTGGCGGCGTCGGGGGGCGTGGTGCTGGTGGCCAAATACCAGAGCGGCTACGGCAACAGCGTGGAAATCGACCACGGCAACGGCCTGATCACACGTTACGCCCACGCCTCGCGCCTGCTGGTCAAGCCGGGCGACGTGGTCGAGCGCGGCCAGGAGATCGCCCGCGTGGGCTCGTCGGGCCGTTCCACCGGGCCGCACCTGCATTTCGAGGTGCGGCTGGCCGGCCAGCCGCTGGATCCGCGCCTGTTCCTGGGGCCCCAGCAGACGGCGCCGCCCACCGTGGCCCAGGCGCCAGCCACGGCGCCCGCGGCTTCGGCGACCCGCTGA
- a CDS encoding flagellar hook-length control protein FliK yields MRGAGVLATARKHLQIQHAVAAVLPPALGALCVVAKLENQHLQLAVPGPAHAAKLRQMAPRIAQTLTGQGWNVNEISVRVQAGMPRPGQKAPRPPKLAQPLGSTALDAFETLHRGLRPGPLADAVARLLKHHKNR; encoded by the coding sequence ATGCGCGGCGCCGGCGTATTGGCCACGGCGCGCAAGCACCTGCAGATACAGCACGCCGTGGCGGCGGTCCTGCCGCCGGCGCTGGGAGCGCTGTGCGTGGTCGCCAAGCTGGAGAACCAGCATCTGCAGTTGGCAGTGCCGGGCCCGGCCCACGCGGCCAAGCTGCGCCAGATGGCGCCGCGCATTGCCCAGACCCTGACAGGTCAAGGTTGGAACGTAAACGAAATCAGCGTCCGGGTGCAAGCCGGCATGCCGCGGCCGGGACAAAAAGCGCCACGCCCGCCCAAGCTGGCCCAGCCCCTGGGCTCGACTGCCCTGGATGCCTTCGAGACGCTGCATCGGGGCTTGCGCCCCGGCCCCCTGGCCGACGCCGTGGCGCGGCTGCTGAAACACCACAAGAACCGCTGA
- a CDS encoding VOC family protein, whose amino-acid sequence MLHAVGRTEFDHAVVMVRDRLDALAPHFERQGFHLSEKAVHNLGSCNRLIVLEGTYVELLGWPPGAPPARKEIADSPLGLEALVFRTYDAEATYRRLLEAGFAVNPVQELTRAAQWQGREVQARFHTVRFAEQPIPGIRMYFCRHLTPELVWNDELLSHPNGARGIVSIEADAADAQAVAQRLAAVVDVPAEAVAGGWDVPLGNLRLRVRQDPACATPRLRTLTLENRDGAHYTLDTGV is encoded by the coding sequence ATGCTGCATGCCGTCGGCCGCACCGAATTCGACCATGCCGTGGTCATGGTGCGCGACCGGCTGGATGCGCTGGCGCCGCATTTCGAGCGCCAGGGCTTTCACCTCAGCGAGAAGGCGGTGCACAACCTGGGGTCGTGCAATCGCCTGATCGTGCTGGAAGGCACCTACGTCGAGTTGCTGGGCTGGCCGCCCGGCGCGCCGCCGGCGCGCAAGGAAATCGCCGACTCGCCGCTGGGCCTGGAGGCCCTGGTGTTTCGCACCTACGACGCCGAGGCGACGTACCGGCGCCTGCTCGAGGCAGGTTTCGCCGTCAATCCCGTGCAGGAACTGACGCGCGCGGCGCAGTGGCAGGGCCGCGAGGTCCAGGCGCGCTTCCATACCGTGCGTTTCGCCGAGCAGCCCATCCCGGGAATCCGGATGTACTTCTGCCGCCATCTCACGCCCGAGCTGGTCTGGAACGATGAACTCCTGTCCCACCCGAACGGCGCCCGCGGCATCGTCAGCATCGAGGCGGACGCCGCCGACGCGCAGGCCGTGGCGCAGCGCCTGGCAGCGGTGGTGGACGTGCCGGCCGAGGCCGTCGCCGGCGGCTGGGACGTACCCCTGGGCAACCTGCGGCTGCGGGTGCGGCAGGATCCGGCCTGCGCCACGCCGCGGCTGCGCACGCTGACCTTGGAAAACCGCGACGGCGCGCATTACACGCTGGATACCGGCGTCTGA
- the ftsZ gene encoding cell division protein FtsZ: MMNFEMLENNAKGTVIKVVGVGGAGGNAVAHMIRSGVSGVDFICANTDAQALAATNAPVQIRLGRTGLGAGAKPEQGRASAETAREEIRAALNGAHMVFITAGMGGGTGTGAGPVVAEVAKELGILTVGVVTKPFTFEGNKRLRMAEDGIGELGKHVHSLIVVLNENLYELMDDDATQEDCFKAADDILHNACAGIAEIINVEGNVNVDFEDVKTIMGEQGQAMMGTAAASGADRARVAAEKAIACPLLEGVDLNGARGVLVNITASRTLKMRETREIMETIRSYASDDATVIFGTAYDEQMGEELRVTVVATGLGREAVRPQLVQHTSEALRTGTDNMPVGNMLAGQQGDYRGLDMPSVMRNPRSQASAQVRALESSGMDHFDIPAFLRKQAD; this comes from the coding sequence ATGATGAACTTTGAGATGCTTGAGAACAACGCCAAGGGGACCGTAATCAAGGTCGTTGGTGTTGGGGGCGCGGGCGGCAACGCCGTCGCGCATATGATTCGCAGCGGTGTCAGCGGCGTGGACTTCATTTGCGCCAATACCGACGCGCAGGCGCTGGCGGCTACCAATGCGCCGGTGCAGATCCGCCTGGGCCGCACCGGCCTGGGCGCGGGCGCCAAGCCCGAGCAGGGCCGTGCTTCGGCCGAGACGGCGCGCGAGGAGATTCGCGCGGCGCTCAACGGCGCGCACATGGTGTTCATCACCGCGGGCATGGGTGGCGGCACCGGCACGGGCGCCGGCCCCGTGGTCGCGGAAGTGGCCAAGGAGCTGGGCATCCTGACCGTCGGCGTGGTCACCAAGCCGTTCACCTTCGAAGGCAACAAACGCCTGCGCATGGCCGAAGACGGTATCGGCGAGCTGGGCAAGCACGTGCATTCGCTCATCGTGGTCCTCAACGAGAACCTCTACGAGCTGATGGACGACGACGCCACGCAGGAAGACTGCTTCAAGGCGGCCGACGACATCCTGCACAACGCTTGCGCGGGCATTGCCGAGATCATCAATGTCGAGGGCAACGTCAACGTCGACTTCGAAGACGTCAAGACGATCATGGGCGAGCAGGGCCAGGCCATGATGGGCACGGCCGCGGCCAGCGGTGCGGACCGCGCGCGCGTGGCGGCGGAAAAGGCGATCGCCTGCCCGCTGCTCGAAGGCGTGGACCTGAACGGCGCGCGCGGCGTGCTGGTCAACATCACCGCCAGCCGCACGCTGAAGATGCGCGAAACGCGCGAAATCATGGAAACGATCCGCAGCTACGCTTCGGACGACGCCACCGTGATCTTCGGCACCGCCTACGACGAGCAGATGGGCGAAGAGCTGCGCGTGACCGTGGTGGCCACCGGCCTGGGCCGCGAGGCCGTCCGTCCGCAACTGGTGCAGCACACCAGCGAGGCGTTGCGTACCGGCACCGACAACATGCCGGTGGGCAACATGCTGGCTGGCCAGCAGGGCGATTACCGCGGGCTGGACATGCCGTCGGTGATGCGCAACCCGCGCAGCCAGGCTTCGGCCCAGGTGCGCGCGTTGGAAAGCTCCGGGATGGACCACTTCGACATTCCGGCCTTCCTGCGCAAGCAAGCCGATTGA